The Citrus sinensis cultivar Valencia sweet orange chromosome 4, DVS_A1.0, whole genome shotgun sequence DNA segment aaaataaggagaaGTAAGAGAACATACTTGGTGGGCAGTTTTGGAATCATCGGGGtgttattagaattttttaacttttaacatttttaatgGGGTACATTTGGCAGAGAGATTTTATGAGGAATTCTTGGGGCAAGCTCAAGTTGTTACAATAATTAGAGATGGTGTAGCCCAAACTAGTGCCTTCACCGGTCCCGCCCCAATTTCACACTTCGCAGCCATCGGGCTAAAATTTACTATTGAAAACAAGGCTTAACATCTAGATCATATCTAGGGTTTAAATGATCATTTCGTCACCTTTGTACAcacatcatttttcttgaattattTTCGCGgtcaattattaaaaatatctgGATTGTAAAAGAGTGGAAACGAAATTTCACCCTGCTGATTATTAACTCTATGGATGagtcaaaaaatttattttattctattaaaaataatatgttttttcaaaataacaCAACATAATacgaatataatttttatcttatattgTCGTTATGAAATATATAAGTTTGTGATTATTTCAGATTGTCCATTAAGATGAAGCTGATTTTATGTGAAGGCCGTTTACGGTAACTGCACTTAAAGTAATTAacaattagaaagaaaataaacctTAACCAATTTCTTCATATGaaactattttttctttttctttttttttttcttcatatgAACTAGATCTATTTTCTGATTGGTCGAAGAAACGGACGGGTagagggcaaaaaaaaaaaaaaatttattctcttCCCAcattggaaagaaaaaaaataacttctaCGGAATCTAcaaactataaataaaataaaacgtTGTCGCCCCTAATTGATTTTTGCCCCAAAAGAGATGTAAAAGCACCAATTTCCACAACTAATATGTATACTTGAAAGAGCCACTCTCCTCatgtcaagaaaaaaaataacaatgatCCAAAAGCTATACACAATAGGGATCATCATCTTCAACGATTATACACCAAACTCATTATGTGGATTGCAGACTATTTACTTATAATGAGGACAACAAATGGGATTTTGATGGGAAAAAATGGATTTGAGAGgacaaaataagaaacaaatactcaatccaacaaaagaaaaaacagaaaCAGGTAACTCATCCCGTTATTCTATCTTCGGTTACCAAAGACCTCCGATTTACCTTTGAAAATCATATCCATTGACAGACCTATTGCAGAGGGCTTCAACCCCTGGATGAACCTCCTAGGCGGAGCCCGTGTGAGGTCTTCTTTATTGGTTTTTCTCCTTCTCGATGGACCCCCCACAGTCCCTGCACTTTTGGCAGATCCTGATGATTTTGTATCGTAAGTCGATGAGCTAACAAAACTATCTGGTGCTCCAAATGACACAGGTGCTTTACGCGATGCATTTTGCGGGTGCCCAACACCTGCATCCTGATGGGGAGGAGGAAATTTCTCACTCTTGCTCTTTGCATTTGCTTGTGTCACCACTCTCCACCTCTGAAATTCAGAAAACAAATATGAACATAATGCCAGCTGTGCATTGCTAAACCACAAAAAAGAATCAACCtcctttttgcctttttttttccctttacatttcctttattttatatgagTGTGCATGTTTACAGAATGATAATGCAATTTGGTGCTGAATTAAACTAAAGAGATCTCTACTCTTCCTATAATTGAATCTTGTAGTTAACATGGCAGTGGACAGATCTAGAAGAAAAATGTTAAGCAAGTGAAAAGGGGAAGCTCAAAGTCAAAACTATCCATCCCACAATTGCTGTAGGCAATTGACTAACTGTGATGTAAATAGACAGGACTTCAAAAATCTTCAAGAATGCAATGACACACGGGGTTCAGTGAATTGTCAAAGTTTCTTTCATCATCtggaaggaaaaagaaaatgaggggaaaaaaaagatttaagataaataaGAGGAAATCCAGGCATACATCTAAGTTTGTTTGAATCTCTGCATTGGCCTCTGGAGCCGGAATAGCCCGACCAGCACGATCACGATGTCTAACTCTTTTGGCGCCGTCGACTGCATTAGCTTTCCCACTTAAACCTCTTTGCctaagagaaaaacaaatatcatTTATCAGCATACAACCAAGACCAGTCCATGGCATAGTAAACATGACGAAAGACAAGGAAAATCAACCttcttgcttcttcttctcttaaCTTTACATCCATTTCTTTGCTGGGAGGATACTTGGGTAAACTTGATGGCTCACAAGCATAAGGTTCGGTATTAAAAAACTGTACAACAGAAAACCAATATAACAATTATAGTCAATCAATCAGAACAATATCATTCCTCATACTTAACCCTAATGTTACACAGCATTGAGTTATCAATTAGCTACACAGAACCATGTTAAGAAGCAAGTCacataatttgttttctttgcaGAAGCATGTCATAGAATTAGTCTTTGCAGAAACATGTCATAGACTTAGCATACTCACTTCACTATTTAAAGCTGCAGTAGCAGTGCCTCGATTATCAGGATCTATTGAAAGAAGAGTTTCAATTAGAGGAAGGGATGAAGATGGGAAATCTTTGAAAGTTTCAGCAATACAGCGTTTGTATGGCTGCTGTGGCTTGAAAAGTGTTGCATTTGGCAACTTGGATTTCTTCCAATATTCTTCTGATGGGGAGCCACATAACTTAAAAATCTTGTGGAGTTGTTCAACCtaagagaaaaaatcaaagaaagtGTCAAATATGAACTAACCAACCCACTAGAAAAATGAATAACAGAGGACAACTATAATATAAACTTACATATGGCATTCCTCATTCATAAACAATGAAAGCATAAAACACTGAATGAGAAGCATAGCCAATTTCAAACTAATACTTGATCATAACTTGAAGGAATTATAGGAAATCATAACCACATAAAAGATATTGTGATTTTAATCCTACAGGCTCCCTAAAAAAtgtttaacaataaaaaaaggatAGTGTAAGATTACTATCAATGCCAAGGCCATTCAATTAAAGAACAAGTGAAAACCATTCAGAATTAGCTTAACCAATTTCCATTTCCAACTGCTTTTACATAGTTTAAGTCTCCTGTTTGAGCATGATGTGTTGTATAACACAGGAAAACTCAATCTGACGAGCATTTGCATCAACAGAGTATCCTAAGGACTATGATTTTATACAACAAGCAATATGCAAGACGGATCATAAGCTTTACATCTCAAATCACCAGGGATACAAACtcaaaattgttattaaaacCCTAAGATTGTTGCATCATTACGGAGAAAACAATGTTTTGTAAGAACATTATTCAGAGAAACCAAAAAGCATGAGAGAACATACCTCAGTCCGCCCAGGCATTATTGGCTTGCCAGCAAGCAACTCTGCCAAAATGCAACCAGCACTCCATAGGTCAACCCCAACCCCATAGTATGTGGCCCCAAGAAGAAGTTCTGGGGGCCGGTACCATAAAGTGACCACTCGACTAGTCATGGGTTGCTTGAGTCCAGGATCATAGAAAGTAGCCAATCCAAAATCAGCAATTTTTAGTATCCCATCATTGTCAATAAGCAGATTGGAACCCTTGATATCACGGTGCAACACACCATTGTTGTGGCAGTGCTCAAGGCCAGACAATAACTGCTTCATATAGCATTTGACCTGCCACGGAGAATATATTGAGATACAAAACCACCTGTCagcttttatatatttgtctATGTAAAACTTGAGGGCAGACAAGtagcatttaaaaattaacaaaatcaagAGATTTCCTATCAGGAGAAAAGGGTTATCTTATTTTCCGCAGAATGCTAGTTGAGCCTGGAACTCTATTTTCTACAATAAGAATCCCTTCTGAGGTGACCCATAAAATATTTGTCTTTCACTCTATTCTGTGAAATTAgtttaacaatttaaatttgctAGAGGGATTTACTTTTCTCAACTCACAAGTCAAAATCCATATCCTATATTTCATTGCATTTCCTTATCTATTCATAgcaagaggaaaaagaaatccaGAAGAACCCTCAAGACTTTGTGGAGCAATGAGAAACCATTGAATTTGCATGCCTAAAATAATGCAAACTTTCAATTCAAGCCTCCATgcataacaaaacaaaaccatggaaataaaataaatgggtatCTGAATACTATGTAACTTAACAACCAAGAGAGTCCATATGCTTTGCGAGGATTATATGCTTTTATTAACGTTCATCCCAGGAAGCATGTAAAAAACTACCATTTGCCGCCCAACATTCGATTTAATTGAATGAACAATGCAAACATTTTCCATCAAAACTtgataaaaatagaaagaaaatccTGCAGCAAGAATCTTTTGGTTGTCTGATTTCTGAATCACTTTATACATAACAATGCAACTATAGTAATCAAGTGACGTGTATTTACTTACTTCTCTGAAATGTAGttttatttctctctttttttggataaaaaataaaatgaaaacgaagattctttttttttttttcagcaacaaaagaaattttgaaattcttaCAATGATCTAAATCAAAAGCTCAGAAATAGGTGAGCAATAAGTTATTAGTGTTATGTTGTATATTCTTTGTGGCTGATTTAGCAGATAAGGTCCATTGGCAGTGCACGAGGTCCAGGTTGCTCTTCTATTTGGGGGGGTGTTGGTAAAGACTCTTTAGCGGAAAATATGTATtatttgataagaaaaaaataaacagagACAAGTATGCATTATTTCCACATGAACACTCTGGAGGATACGAAGAAATACAAAAATGACaagaagttttaaatcttttaagaaATGCAACCTCAGTAACAACAGATTTAAACACCTGCGATTGCAGATTAATGTCTGAGCAAAGTGTTTTGAAGTATGTACAAGTTACAGACTTGGTGAGAAATTGGTAAATAGGACAAGTAAAAGCAGTCTGCAGGAAAATAGAGGACAATAGAAGACATGACAAGTAAACTAACTTATATTTGATGTTAGCTATTCTGCTCCAAGCCAAATAGTTGAACATTCCTAAACTAAGAGGATTCTTTAGTTTTCGGTGGTTGTTAATAATTGGGAtcacaaaattaatcttttttcttacttttaatTTCCTCAATAATTCCACTTAGAAAACCCCCAAAAAGAGAACACAAAAGGACTCTATATTTAGAATAGCAGGTGCtacagacaaaaaaaattccggTGAATTCACATGCTCAAAATAATACAAACATAGATCATCTGAAAGCCTCCATTCattacaactccaacaaaAGCACAACATTGTATGTCTAAACCACCTGGAATGGGACCCAATCACCTAGAAATGCTTTTGCAGTGCCATCAAAATATCAAagctcaaaaaaaaaaacaaaaagaccAACATACCCTCAATGAGTTCAAAAGCCTAACTGTAGAAAACAAGAGCAAAATGTGCCACACATCCAAAAGCAAAACTACAAACCCAGAAAAGTAAACAACCAAAAGCAAACAACTAAATTAGACTTAACAATAGCACATGATATTTAACAactaaatcaataaataacaaCTGGGTAATCTTCAATTGAaccaaaaatgcaaaatgtaTATATACCTGAGGCTCAGAGAACTTGACACCTTGGCAAGCAGCAAGACCAGCAAGATCGTGCTCCATGTATTCGAAAACCAAGTAAAGACTACAAGACATTCTTGAAGTAACCAAACCCTCGAGCTTAATCACATTTGGATGATCAAGCTTTCTCAATACAAGAATCTCCCTTGCCATAAACTTAACACTCTCTGGCTCCAAATTATCAAATCTAACTTTCTTTAACGCCACTATTTTTCCCGTCAAAAGATCACGAGCTTTGTACACATTACTGTACGTCCCTTGCCCAATCTAAGGCAACACagaataattaaacaaataattaattacattaacaAAGTAATTACTAATCAAcagcaaataattaaaaaaaaataactttacggaatttgaattttttttatttactttatcgAGTTTTTCGAAAGTGTTAGCCCGGCGCGGGGTCCAATCACGTATGGCGTCGCCGGCGACGGCCATGAGCCACGACGGCCACCCTTGCTGGCTCTCGGAGTGAGGCCGGCGTCTCTCCGGCGGGCCGAAATCACCGGTGTGTCGTCTGTTCTTTTCCGTCTCAGCTCTCGCACGCTCCTTTCCAAGTCTAACGACGTTACCACTCACGACAGCTCCGCTGCTGACGGTGACGGTAACAGAGGCTCGCTCAGAACCCCGGCGATTAACCGGACTGCTCCGTCGATCTCCCTTACCGCAAACACagcccattttttttttattacatccAATTCATCTGAGCAGACAAAATCAGCAgcttttcatttcttaattttttttttcctgtttttTCCCCGGTGCCGCCAAAACGCTGTCGTGTTACTAATACTCCTCCCTGTTGTCGTCTAAAATCTAAACGACATCGTTTTATACTGAAATGATGATCGTCGGTAAAGACCAGAGAGAAGAAGCCCGCGAAGGAGGCAAGGTAGCCAGGAGAGAACAGGCTCTACTGAGAGTGAGGCCGAaagcttctttaaattttttctaatttctatttaaGACTTTGATTCTTGCGCTGTGTTTATGAAACTGGGTACGGAGATTGGATTGAATTACGATAGTGCCATTGGGAAACTAAAAATACTCTCAAGTACAAAGTTATTATTACATACGTAAACTTACTAGAAAGTCAAAGCGGAGAAAAGCAGAGAAAGCtgtttgttcttctttttttactttgcATTGATAAAGGGTTTGCCCTTTTTAcgtctctttattttttatttttcagtaaatTGACTGCAAACAAAATGACTCTTAACGgttttttccttcatttttaaTGTGAAAGAAGTTTTTAGCAGTTTAGATTAATGTTTCGGAAAGCGTCTCGGTACATGATAGAATTCAATTCGAAAATCTTTGCCCTTAACTATTCTCATTGGAGTTGAACTTtctaaacaattttaaaaattgtgtaGCATGCTAGGAATTCACGTGTTGTCGTGTGATTTCAGCACGTGTGATGTTGATCGGTTTTGTGGATGAAGCGAGATGGGGCAAAATACTAAATAGGTGAAAGACGTGGGGCCAGACAAAACTGAAAGTGGAGGGGCAGAGAGATGAATCCGATGGTAACAACCCCGCCGAACCTCTTTAAGACGTCTGTGCTTTGCATTTATTGCATCAAATCAGACACAAGGAGCAATTTtcttagtaataaataaatacctcGAATTTAATTGGAAAAGCTTCGTAAATCATTCcctctattattattatttttttttttaggagaaTCATTCCCTCTATTTGTTACTGTTAGCTCCGAcgagaattaatttatttttttaagctaaataaaaaaaaagagaaaaaaaatgacagaGCATGGTAGCAGAAATAGaatgataaacaaataaacactAATTATCgttttaatagtaaattaaactaacacaattaaattatactttAATCGAATGGTGATTAGGTTTTGCTCTAATTCAAATGATTCAATgagattttaataatatttcaagtaagataaataaagttctATTTCAAATTACTCTACGAGAGATATTTTGACAgttaatactaaaaaaaaaatttaaaaagaattttattaattaaaaagttattaaaataataacaatatctctctatttataatacgataaatttatttccccaatttaaactaaatcatactcataataaaaacaaaagactaAAAAACATACTAAATTGACTCtagctaaaataaaaaatattaaaaaaacctaaaataacattttacatcaaataaagaaacaagGGTTTCAAAATATCGTTATGGGagtattatttatgttatgtcATCTTCGTGTCCCGtagtattatttatgttatgtcATCTTCGTGTCGCGTTTTAAATCTAACATCATCAATATTCacaattaaatttagtaaaattatacaattgatcaaataatttcaatgaTAAATTATAGATTAGATGTGGAGTGAATTTATGAATGGCATATGGCTTACAAACAATTatgctatttaatttttttacttactATGCACTCCAACTTATCCCCCACtaaaaattaagctaataTATCTCTTTTAGGAATGATTTGAGGAAGAATAGTCCTTGACCGCTTGCTtctattatcaaattaattactctCACAATCAACTCTAAGTTAAATATTcagtataaataaaaataaatgaataaataaataaaaataattattaaaataaatattttattttgggtaTTGATTTGGGACATGGGAGTTGGTAGAGcacttcattttgtttttgtttttttttatgtagaaTAATTAAAGGTCGGTAGATGAAGTGTGCACACTTTAATCTTCAGCTTAATCATATTAGTCATACTTGGTCAGACATATTATTTTGTCTTCATTAATTATCATTTGATTTAAGATTAATCAAAACCTTCGATTAGTGAAAAGGACACATTAATTATGTTTCGgttcttcttaaaaaaaataatctactACTTAATTTCCAATAACATTTTTGGAGTTACGTggaagaataattaattattttcggTTATCTAACTAtactttaaataattaataagtcTAATCCCCCATTAgctttaaaaaacaaaagtgcTTCTTGTGACATCATTTAAAGAAGGGAAATTTGTAACCTACCtccaaataaattgatattttacacCGCATCCCCAACAAATTTGACTTGTTACACTGCGCACccaaaaaattgacatttttgcaCTACGCCCCCAATTCCGTTATTttctcagttaagtttaaTGGTGGAGGGGTAAAATTGGAAGTTTattccttaaattaattttaatgggaattctctttattgtaattaaaataaaaatctttaaaaaattaaaggaaaaataatagtggtgaaaatgtacatgtaacaagaaatttttttattacaattaaaataaaaatctttaaaaaattaaagaaaaaataatagtggtgacaatgaACATGTaagaagaattattatttttttattgcaattgaaacaaaaaaccttaaaaaattaaatgagctaaaaattttatttttttacatagaggggcatttttgtcattcaatCAAAAGTTAAACGGAGccgttaaacttaactgagaaAATAACAGAATTGGGGGCGTAGtgcaaaaatgtcaatttttttgggtgtgCAGTGCAACAAGTCAAATTTGTTGGGGACACGGtgcaaaatatcaatttatttaggggtagATTACAAATTTCCCTTTAAAGAATCTTCGAGGGAAAGTAATTATCCTTTACTTGATACTATGTACAGGAATCTACGTTCTTCAAAATGAAAACTgctgtaattttaataacatgCAATGCATGCATCGTAATTGATACAGTAatgattttacaattttttaacttttattttaatttcaaagtttaCTTGTAAggttttatttagttaaagaATCGGAAAATATATTCTAAGTGATTAAGTCAACATGAGTACAAGTTTTTTAATAAGCAAATCTGGGTTtgggatattaaaaaaaatatgtaccaatttgtaatatattttattaataaattttctttgtttttttattgatgagataacaaaaaattaacgtCGTCTTtcctattataaaatatatcatgtttgttttatttattagctTAACGCGTAtctttaaactttaattagtCACGCAAATAATACcctttaatctttattttaatcagaattaataaaaaggaaGATTGTCGATTTCTCTTTACgaaaatcaatatataccaCATATCTCCTAAAGTTTTCATAACAGTCCAAAAACCCCTTGACATTAGAAATTTAAAGGCAAAGAGGGATAAATgtaatagtttattttaaaaatataatacatatatatatatatatattatatgaaaaatgtttaaaaaataactaaaagtataagaaaaatattctttattaattttttattcactccaaaaaattcattttttatttttacctttttagtacttaaattttttattttaatttctattaatatgatttatttaatatataaaaaataggaataaaattgtatttaaaaCCAAAgtaatactataaaattatattaactattatgaaaactataaaaagataagtggtatatattgatttcaGTACGGGATAAATTGACAATTTCTCTTAATAAATAATCTAGTTATTCTGGAAATGAcgacttttttattttttataataaagttttttataCCAATAAGataggataaaataaaataaaaaacaatggCATGCTCGAAGTTTATATGAAAAGGAGGCCTAATGTGAAAgcaattatttaatcaattttaagcATTGAGGTGTCAAAATTGAGGTTCGATCGTGTCATCGTGGCAgataattgaatataaaataatagtaatataatTGACCGAGTAAAAAGGAAGAACATGACAATTTCAATTGACATCCATAATGAGTAAAAGAatcaatgaaaaagaaagtgagGATGAGGGTTTTgaatttctctttaaattcAAAGAGTAATTAGCCGCAACAAACGCGAGTCAATTGTGTCGATAACTTTGAAAACTCGAAACCACGTTGCTTTGAAAATCCTCTCATTGAGGAATTTCGAAGTCTCATCCCTTTAatcactttcattttcttgtgctttttttttccttgaagAATGATTCCACGTATACTATTCCTTGTTTGTATTGCTCCCTCTTTCAACACTATGTCAATTTTATATTCAGTTGTCATGATAAGTCGTGTGATTTAATAAAGtcagattttaatattattaaattatattctaaaataattatattaaaacgCATGGCTATGTTCCCATTAAAAAATGAGGATGTCCGCACTtgagaatgattatatatgtatatgacTCGAGCTATATGAACTTACCAAATTCCTTTCTacacttattttaaaaaaaataaatttataattaaaatttaaaaatcttaaaattatctttcactaatctctttctctctctactttATATTGATATATTCTCTCTCTATTATTACATCCTATAAACTAAATactcaatttcattttcttttgatttttttccttttttatcttttttagtATATCATGAACACTATTTCATactttttgagtttttgtatataagattttttttctaatatttattagcttttgtgtttggtaaaaatcactttcttgatatttattaactttcatgacttacaaaaatttattgatgttgATTTTTAAATGGTAAGTTTAATTCCTCTTATTCAATGATACTTGATTATTTGTAGTTAGAAAAACATATCTCAATGAATTGATcagaatttatgaaattaaaaagagaagaatagctcagtaaaataattttttcaataataaaattcttaactaaaagagtgatgatacagtATCAAATTCTTGTCTAAATCtatcttgtacaaactaatttggtattaatttattggttgaatgaaaatataaaataataaaaataaattatataaattaagaaatatttaatttaattaattttatcatgccacatcagtttatataaaataaatttatataaaaatttataattatattattattctaactAAAAAGAggatatagaaaaaaaaatagaagattCAAATAGTCAACCCGATATACAACAATTTcatgataataatttattttgggaaGGTAATTTAGAATTTCGGCTGCCGATTATTTAGTTTGTCAAGTCCTATTTAGTTAATGTATGTGTTGACTTCTCTGCCATCGTACGTTTAATGGCATGTCAATAAGTACTTTTAGAAGAAGATTTACTTGACTAGTTTgtgaattttctttctcatttctttttctttaaataaaatttcgcACCATTCATCGAGAAAAgaacccccccccccaaaaaaaaaaatttcaatttctt contains these protein-coding regions:
- the LOC102612194 gene encoding probable serine/threonine-protein kinase At1g54610, which produces MGCVCGKGDRRSSPVNRRGSERASVTVTVSSGAVVSGNVVRLGKERARAETEKNRRHTGDFGPPERRRPHSESQQGWPSWLMAVAGDAIRDWTPRRANTFEKLDKIGQGTYSNVYKARDLLTGKIVALKKVRFDNLEPESVKFMAREILVLRKLDHPNVIKLEGLVTSRMSCSLYLVFEYMEHDLAGLAACQGVKFSEPQVKCYMKQLLSGLEHCHNNGVLHRDIKGSNLLIDNDGILKIADFGLATFYDPGLKQPMTSRVVTLWYRPPELLLGATYYGVGVDLWSAGCILAELLAGKPIMPGRTEVEQLHKIFKLCGSPSEEYWKKSKLPNATLFKPQQPYKRCIAETFKDFPSSSLPLIETLLSIDPDNRGTATAALNSEFFNTEPYACEPSSLPKYPPSKEMDVKLREEEARRQRGLSGKANAVDGAKRVRHRDRAGRAIPAPEANAEIQTNLDRWRVVTQANAKSKSEKFPPPHQDAGVGHPQNASRKAPVSFGAPDSFVSSSTYDTKSSGSAKSAGTVGGPSRRRKTNKEDLTRAPPRRFIQGLKPSAIGLSMDMIFKGKSEVFGNRR